A section of the Brevundimonas sp. AJA228-03 genome encodes:
- a CDS encoding serine hydrolase, with the protein MSLSLTRRSALMSAGLGAMAMPATGWTREAANDAGALADQVEAFVTACLAAWPDQPALGIAVVRDGQAVLAKGYGVKVQGQAARADEHTLFAIASNTKNVTAACLAMLVDEGRVKWDEPVRTYLPGFTLSDPYIGEHITVRDTISHRAGFGLGAGDLLFWPNTDRTRAEVVAQAAFVPIEDGFRARYHYCNLMFVIAGAVLEAVSGLTWEDFVQTRVLDRVGMADTVPLARLADPAKSALPHARVGPPLRYQGAMTQIADSIAEVWNWDNAAAAGGICTTSTDWAKWIAVRLNLGLLPDGTRLFSEDTAREMWRPNIIISGSEGPTAALPGRAIASTYAMGFQVQDYRGERLISHGGGSPGGISATVLIPGRNAGFCVFSNAEESFLLRTLRSGLADIVMGKTGFDWIADSKKLEADGTAKSLAAAVEIDAKQAAGARPSLPLSAYVGTWRDPWYGDITIEARDVTLWLSFTHTPSLQGPLEPYDGETMRTRFPDRREEDAFITFEIEDGRPVRATVKGVSPDIDFSYDYQDLRLTRV; encoded by the coding sequence ATGTCGCTTTCGCTGACCCGCCGTTCGGCCCTGATGTCCGCAGGCCTCGGGGCCATGGCCATGCCCGCCACGGGCTGGACGCGGGAGGCCGCGAACGACGCAGGCGCGCTGGCGGATCAGGTCGAGGCCTTCGTGACCGCCTGCCTGGCCGCCTGGCCGGACCAGCCCGCGCTCGGTATCGCAGTGGTCAGGGACGGCCAGGCCGTGCTGGCCAAAGGCTATGGCGTCAAGGTGCAGGGGCAGGCGGCCAGGGCCGACGAACACACCCTGTTCGCCATTGCGTCGAACACCAAGAACGTCACGGCCGCCTGCCTGGCCATGCTGGTCGACGAGGGCAGGGTGAAGTGGGACGAACCGGTGCGGACCTATCTGCCCGGCTTCACCCTGTCGGACCCCTATATCGGCGAGCACATCACGGTGCGCGACACGATCAGCCACCGGGCGGGGTTCGGTCTGGGGGCCGGGGACCTGCTGTTCTGGCCCAATACGGACAGGACGCGGGCCGAGGTCGTGGCCCAGGCCGCCTTCGTGCCGATCGAGGACGGCTTCCGGGCGCGCTACCACTATTGCAACCTGATGTTCGTGATCGCGGGCGCGGTGCTGGAGGCGGTCTCGGGCCTGACGTGGGAGGACTTCGTCCAGACCCGGGTGCTGGACCGGGTCGGCATGGCCGACACCGTGCCCCTGGCGCGGCTGGCCGATCCGGCGAAATCGGCCCTGCCCCACGCCCGCGTCGGCCCGCCTCTGCGCTACCAGGGCGCGATGACGCAGATCGCCGACAGCATCGCCGAGGTCTGGAACTGGGACAATGCGGCGGCGGCGGGCGGCATCTGCACCACCTCGACCGACTGGGCGAAATGGATCGCGGTGCGGCTGAACCTCGGCCTCCTGCCGGACGGCACACGGCTGTTCTCGGAAGACACGGCGCGCGAGATGTGGCGGCCCAACATCATCATCTCGGGCAGCGAGGGGCCGACGGCCGCCCTGCCCGGCCGGGCCATCGCCTCGACCTATGCGATGGGCTTCCAGGTCCAGGACTATCGTGGCGAGCGGCTGATCAGCCACGGCGGCGGTTCGCCCGGCGGGATCTCGGCGACAGTGCTGATTCCGGGTCGCAACGCAGGCTTCTGCGTCTTCTCGAACGCGGAGGAGAGCTTCCTGCTGCGGACCCTGCGCAGCGGCCTCGCCGACATCGTCATGGGCAAGACGGGCTTCGACTGGATCGCCGATTCGAAGAAGCTGGAGGCCGACGGCACGGCGAAGTCGCTGGCGGCGGCAGTCGAGATCGATGCGAAACAGGCGGCGGGGGCCAGGCCGTCCCTGCCCCTGTCGGCCTATGTCGGCACCTGGCGCGATCCCTGGTACGGCGACATCACGATCGAGGCGCGCGATGTGACCCTGTGGCTGAGCTTCACCCACACGCCGTCGCTGCAGGGGCCGCTGGAGCCCTATGACGGCGAGACGATGCGGACGCGCTTCCCCGACCGGCGCGAGGAAGACGCCTTCATCACCTTCGAGATCGAGGACGGGCGGCCGGTCCGGGCGACCGTCAAGGGCGTCAGCCCGGACATCGACTTCAGCTACGACTACCAGGACCTGAGGCTGACGCGGGTATGA
- a CDS encoding OsmC family protein — translation MSEHVATIEWSRGDQAFADNRYSRAHDWRFDGGAVVRGSSAPTSVPLPMSDPAAVDPEEAFVAALSSCHMLFFLAFAAKAGFVVDRYRDAAVGVLGRDDRGRMSMTVVTLRPEVAFAGDAPDAETVADLHHRAHEACYIANSVRTAVRVEPA, via the coding sequence ATGAGCGAACACGTCGCCACCATCGAATGGAGCCGGGGCGATCAGGCCTTTGCCGACAACCGCTATTCGCGCGCCCACGACTGGCGCTTCGACGGCGGGGCGGTGGTGCGGGGGTCTTCGGCCCCGACCAGCGTGCCCCTGCCGATGTCGGACCCCGCCGCCGTCGATCCGGAGGAGGCCTTCGTGGCGGCCCTGTCCAGTTGCCACATGCTGTTCTTCCTCGCCTTCGCAGCGAAGGCCGGGTTCGTGGTCGACCGCTACCGGGATGCGGCGGTGGGCGTGCTGGGCCGCGATGATCGCGGCAGGATGTCGATGACGGTCGTGACCCTGCGCCCGGAGGTCGCTTTTGCAGGCGATGCGCCCGACGCGGAAACGGTGGCGGACCTGCACCACCGCGCGCACGAGGCCTGCTACATCGCCAATTCGGTCAGAACCGCGGTTCGCGTCGAGCCGGCCTGA
- a CDS encoding heparinase II/III family protein, with product MNPVRPPSERAASPGVGEGAIPGLRGAPVRTPVRASGVQTGPTLWPAITGRMLTRQMWIELYGLPGYAMTLAAGRAVAFAATPRDFRPTEPALGKAILGGRFHLAGSNLDAEAPADPFNRPSPSRAFATDLHAFVWLPSLMLQEDRGAREAVRLTLIWSEAFARWSPFAWDPQILARRTFNLACAARRMGAVASEADRLRLADILGRQARQLLRPPGGLAGKAERLVAAALAGCVLAGRSGGRIRRTALARLTGALRVTVFGDGSHTSRSPEAGLELLLDLLSLNDALSQLSEPAPEAMAGAIVRLTTALRLQTLPDGRLTAFQGGGPSTPARVAAARAHDDHVEPPGGVAGTVGGLTRIRSPLLTIVADAGSPGKGAWSETACAQPLALEIVCGRDRLITGCGWTPRAADRQGLRLAPGHSTLTLGEQSFAEPLGGWKGELLGPRLYGRPYNCSAEQRDGDGAVWLEIEHDAWAVQYGLLHQRRLYLDQRLDELRAEERLHPSPDHRDTVRAIAAPYAVRFHLEPGAQASLARDRRSILLRGHSGRGWWFRTDGPDVAIEPSVHVEDGLTRRSLQIVVRGSARTDAETRIRWKLSPAGAAGDPV from the coding sequence ATGAACCCGGTCAGGCCCCCGTCCGAGCGGGCCGCGTCGCCGGGCGTCGGCGAAGGCGCCATCCCCGGCCTCAGGGGCGCACCGGTGCGCACGCCGGTACGGGCTTCGGGGGTCCAGACCGGCCCGACGCTCTGGCCCGCGATCACCGGACGCATGCTGACGCGCCAGATGTGGATCGAACTGTATGGCCTGCCCGGCTATGCCATGACGCTGGCGGCCGGAAGGGCGGTCGCCTTCGCCGCCACGCCGCGCGATTTTCGCCCGACCGAGCCAGCCCTGGGCAAGGCGATCCTGGGGGGACGGTTCCATCTGGCCGGATCCAATCTGGACGCGGAGGCCCCGGCCGATCCGTTCAACCGGCCCAGTCCGTCCAGGGCCTTCGCCACCGACCTGCACGCCTTCGTCTGGCTGCCGTCGCTGATGCTGCAGGAGGATCGCGGGGCGCGAGAGGCCGTGCGCCTGACCCTGATCTGGTCCGAGGCCTTCGCGCGCTGGTCGCCCTTCGCCTGGGACCCGCAGATCCTCGCGCGGCGGACTTTCAACCTGGCCTGCGCGGCCCGGCGGATGGGGGCGGTGGCGTCCGAGGCCGACCGGCTGAGGCTGGCCGACATCCTCGGCCGTCAGGCGCGTCAGTTGCTGCGACCGCCCGGCGGACTGGCGGGCAAGGCTGAACGCCTGGTCGCGGCCGCCCTGGCGGGCTGCGTTCTGGCGGGGCGGTCGGGGGGCCGAATCCGACGCACGGCCCTGGCACGTCTGACCGGTGCCCTGCGCGTCACCGTGTTCGGGGATGGCAGCCATACCTCGCGCAGTCCCGAGGCCGGACTGGAGCTACTGCTGGACCTCCTGAGCCTGAACGATGCCCTGTCGCAGCTGTCGGAGCCGGCGCCCGAGGCCATGGCCGGGGCGATCGTGCGTCTGACCACGGCGCTGCGGCTGCAGACCCTGCCGGATGGGCGGCTGACCGCCTTCCAGGGCGGTGGGCCCTCCACGCCGGCACGCGTCGCGGCGGCGCGCGCCCACGACGACCATGTCGAGCCACCCGGAGGCGTGGCCGGAACCGTCGGCGGCCTGACGCGCATCCGCTCGCCGCTGCTGACCATCGTCGCCGACGCGGGGTCTCCCGGAAAGGGAGCCTGGTCCGAGACCGCCTGCGCCCAGCCCCTGGCGCTGGAGATCGTCTGCGGGCGCGACCGGCTGATCACCGGCTGCGGCTGGACACCCCGCGCGGCCGACCGGCAGGGCCTGCGGCTGGCCCCCGGCCACTCGACCCTGACCCTGGGCGAGCAGTCGTTCGCCGAACCACTGGGCGGCTGGAAGGGCGAGCTTCTGGGGCCCCGTCTGTACGGACGCCCCTACAACTGCAGCGCCGAACAACGCGATGGCGACGGGGCCGTCTGGCTGGAGATCGAGCACGACGCCTGGGCCGTCCAGTACGGGCTGCTGCACCAGCGCCGCCTGTATCTGGACCAGAGGCTGGACGAGCTGCGGGCCGAGGAGCGGCTGCATCCGTCGCCCGATCACCGCGACACCGTCCGGGCCATCGCCGCCCCCTATGCGGTCCGCTTCCATCTGGAGCCGGGGGCGCAGGCGTCGCTGGCGCGCGACCGGCGCTCCATCCTGCTGCGCGGCCATTCGGGGCGGGGCTGGTGGTTCCGGACCGACGGACCGGACGTGGCCATCGAGCCTTCGGTCCATGTCGAGGACGGGCTGACGCGGCGGTCCCTGCAGATCGTGGTGCGCGGATCGGCCCGGACGGATGCGGAAACCAGGATCCGCTGGAAGCTTTCCCCCGCCGGGGCCGCCGGCGATCCGGTCTGA
- a CDS encoding GNAT family N-acetyltransferase has translation MPHPLDRAVWNALTTRLAGFVTPDSDSHAVRIDPEVGVFLSGADATRESLAAMADLVRRYPGAGIVEKTGGPMAAPDLPGVAVVDRIPLVQMVAIALTPGGPDRAFETLTEADAPDMLALATLTKPGPFRSATRRLGPFIGIRSEGRLVAMAGRRLRVDGFTELSGVCTHPDWRGRGYAAALSRAVAGEILAAGEGVFLHAFAEHPATIAFYRSLGFEVRAEMTYTILG, from the coding sequence ATGCCCCACCCTCTCGACCGTGCCGTCTGGAACGCCCTGACCACCCGTCTGGCCGGTTTCGTCACGCCGGATTCCGATAGCCATGCGGTGCGGATCGATCCGGAGGTGGGCGTCTTCCTGTCCGGTGCCGACGCCACGCGCGAAAGCCTCGCGGCCATGGCCGATCTGGTCCGGCGGTATCCCGGCGCGGGGATCGTCGAAAAGACCGGCGGCCCGATGGCCGCACCCGATCTGCCGGGCGTCGCGGTCGTCGACCGCATTCCCCTGGTTCAGATGGTCGCCATCGCCCTGACGCCGGGCGGTCCCGACCGGGCTTTCGAGACCCTGACCGAGGCCGATGCGCCGGACATGCTGGCCCTGGCGACCCTGACGAAGCCGGGTCCGTTCCGGTCGGCGACGCGGCGGCTGGGGCCGTTCATCGGGATCCGGTCGGAAGGGCGGCTGGTGGCCATGGCCGGGCGACGGCTGCGGGTCGACGGCTTCACCGAGCTGAGCGGCGTCTGCACCCATCCCGACTGGCGCGGCCGGGGCTATGCGGCGGCTCTGTCGCGCGCCGTGGCCGGAGAGATCCTGGCGGCGGGCGAGGGCGTCTTCCTGCACGCCTTCGCCGAGCATCCCGCCACCATCGCCTTCTACCGGTCGCTGGGCTTCGAGGTCCGGGCGGAGATGACCTATACGATCCTGGGCTGA
- a CDS encoding dienelactone hydrolase family protein, giving the protein MDTLSARWAKLLPFTTVVGPDDDRPRPTALLFHGCGGLRGHLPMYAAAAKAAGWRAVIVDSYAPRGWSRQFAMATVCTGLLLRGHERAGDILATIQGVSQRPDVDGSKLVLAGWSHGGWGIMEAMSADRSGPSLGVADPGAVSLEGVQATYLAYPYVGIAALNRMRPWKHCPKTLAVISAKDHLTTVRNAERVHAMVRNCGTEIETWIADGTHSFDEPMTALPMRYDPDLTREAIRRFVALLEDTAVAPSVD; this is encoded by the coding sequence ATGGACACCCTATCCGCCCGCTGGGCCAAGCTTCTGCCCTTTACCACCGTCGTCGGCCCCGATGACGACCGGCCCCGGCCGACGGCGCTGCTGTTCCACGGCTGCGGCGGACTGAGGGGACATCTGCCGATGTATGCGGCGGCGGCCAAGGCGGCCGGGTGGCGGGCGGTGATCGTGGATTCCTATGCGCCGCGCGGCTGGAGCCGACAGTTCGCCATGGCCACGGTCTGCACCGGCCTGTTGCTGCGCGGGCACGAGCGGGCGGGGGACATCCTGGCGACGATCCAGGGCGTGTCGCAAAGGCCCGACGTCGATGGCTCGAAACTGGTGCTGGCGGGCTGGAGCCACGGGGGTTGGGGCATCATGGAGGCGATGAGCGCGGACCGGTCGGGTCCGTCGCTGGGCGTGGCCGATCCGGGTGCCGTGTCGCTGGAGGGGGTCCAGGCCACCTATCTGGCCTATCCCTATGTCGGTATCGCCGCCCTGAACCGGATGCGGCCCTGGAAGCATTGTCCGAAGACCCTGGCGGTGATCTCGGCGAAGGATCACCTGACCACCGTGCGCAATGCCGAACGGGTGCACGCCATGGTCCGGAACTGTGGCACCGAGATCGAGACCTGGATCGCCGACGGCACCCACAGCTTCGATGAGCCGATGACCGCCCTGCCGATGCGCTACGACCCCGACCTGACCCGGGAGGCGATCCGCCGGTTCGTCGCCCTGCTGGAGGACACGGCGGTCGCGCCCTCGGTGGATTGA
- a CDS encoding NAD(P)/FAD-dependent oxidoreductase: MKGPADVAIAGAGPTGLALALMLRRQGRRVVVHERFDAPRPVGAGFMLQPTGLHVLDRLGLTPRITALGQPLNHVFGREARRRRIVLDVRYSDLKTPRPDGINALGVHRASIFHVLHDACLAEGVAFQTDTEVVAASGGRLTTARGGVGPAFDLVVDASGARSPIAHALLVAQGSRRAELPWGALWATVPWPGAPFDEGALEQVYRGASRMIGVLPCGTRPDGPDRLATFFWSLKHADHPEWRATGLEPWKAEVRALWPEVSPVLDTITDPDQLTLARYGHHTLPLPVADRLAVVGDAAHSTSPQLGQGVNMGLLDAQALADALDTHADLTEALSAYAAARRWHVRLYQALSMGFTPFYQADGHTLPWVRDHVLGKLARLPFAARMLAATVSGVLLDPRTR; this comes from the coding sequence GTGAAAGGTCCTGCGGACGTCGCCATCGCCGGTGCCGGTCCGACCGGTCTGGCGCTCGCCCTGATGCTGAGGCGTCAGGGCCGGCGCGTCGTCGTCCACGAACGGTTCGATGCCCCGCGCCCCGTCGGCGCGGGCTTCATGCTGCAGCCGACCGGGCTTCATGTGCTGGACCGGCTGGGTCTGACGCCCCGGATCACCGCCCTGGGCCAGCCGCTGAACCATGTGTTCGGGCGGGAGGCGCGCCGTCGCCGGATCGTGCTGGACGTCAGATATTCGGACCTGAAGACGCCCCGCCCCGACGGAATCAACGCCCTGGGCGTCCACCGCGCGAGCATCTTTCACGTCCTGCACGACGCCTGCCTGGCCGAGGGCGTGGCGTTCCAGACCGACACCGAGGTCGTCGCCGCATCCGGCGGGCGACTGACCACGGCCCGGGGCGGGGTCGGTCCGGCCTTCGACCTGGTCGTCGACGCCTCGGGCGCGCGCTCGCCGATCGCCCACGCCCTGCTCGTCGCCCAAGGCTCACGCCGCGCCGAACTGCCCTGGGGCGCGCTGTGGGCCACCGTGCCCTGGCCGGGGGCGCCGTTCGACGAGGGCGCGCTGGAACAGGTCTATCGCGGGGCCTCGCGCATGATCGGCGTCCTGCCCTGCGGCACCCGGCCGGACGGCCCCGACCGGCTGGCGACCTTCTTCTGGAGCCTGAAACACGCCGATCACCCCGAATGGCGGGCGACCGGACTGGAGCCTTGGAAGGCCGAGGTCCGCGCCCTGTGGCCCGAGGTGTCTCCGGTCCTCGACACGATCACCGACCCGGATCAGCTGACGCTGGCCCGCTATGGCCACCACACCCTGCCGCTGCCGGTGGCCGACCGTCTGGCCGTCGTCGGCGACGCGGCCCACTCCACCAGCCCCCAGCTGGGTCAGGGCGTGAACATGGGACTGCTGGACGCCCAGGCTTTGGCCGATGCGCTGGACACCCACGCCGACCTGACGGAGGCGCTTTCGGCCTATGCCGCCGCGCGGCGCTGGCACGTGCGGCTTTATCAGGCCCTGTCGATGGGCTTCACCCCCTTCTACCAGGCCGATGGCCACACCCTGCCCTGGGTCCGCGACCATGTGCTGGGCAAGCTGGCCCGCCTGCCCTTCGCGGCCCGGATGCTGGCGGCGACCGTCTCGGGCGTGCTGCTGGATCCGAGGACGCGATGA
- the rpe gene encoding ribulose-phosphate 3-epimerase produces MPTTPLICPSILASDFAKLGAEVAAIEAAGADWVHVDVMDGHFVPNITLGPDVVKALRPHTTLPFDVHLMVAPVDPWLEAYREAGADILTVHPESGPHLHRTLGRIRQLGARAGVVLNPGTPPGVLEEVIDLVDLVLLMSVNPGFGGQSFIGSTLKKIERTRTMLDAAGSKAHLQVDGGVTAANAGACVAAGADALVAGTAVFKGGPDAYAANIAALKAA; encoded by the coding sequence ATGCCGACAACGCCCCTGATCTGCCCGTCCATCCTGGCCTCGGACTTCGCCAAACTGGGCGCGGAGGTCGCCGCGATCGAGGCGGCGGGGGCCGACTGGGTCCACGTCGACGTCATGGACGGCCATTTTGTGCCCAACATCACCCTCGGCCCGGACGTGGTGAAGGCGCTGCGCCCCCACACCACCCTGCCGTTCGACGTCCACCTGATGGTCGCGCCCGTGGATCCATGGCTGGAGGCCTATCGCGAGGCCGGGGCCGACATTCTGACCGTCCATCCGGAAAGCGGGCCGCACCTGCACCGAACATTGGGTCGCATCCGCCAGCTGGGGGCGAGGGCCGGGGTGGTGCTGAATCCCGGGACGCCTCCGGGCGTGCTGGAGGAGGTGATCGATCTGGTCGATCTGGTGCTGTTGATGTCGGTCAATCCGGGGTTCGGCGGTCAGTCCTTCATCGGCTCGACCCTGAAGAAGATCGAACGGACCCGGACGATGCTCGATGCCGCCGGGTCGAAAGCGCACCTGCAGGTCGACGGCGGCGTGACGGCGGCCAATGCCGGAGCCTGTGTCGCCGCCGGAGCCGACGCCCTGGTCGCCGGGACCGCCGTGTTCAAGGGCGGGCCGGACGCCTATGCCGCCAACATCGCCGCGCTGAAGGCCGCATGA
- a CDS encoding oxygenase MpaB family protein, with product MRVPLALRTRRAIARQVVAMFNDPTKGETPIVRRPDGLFGPASVAWRVHGDVVGMLVGGVSGLLLQMLHPRVLAGVWDHSNFRADMHGRLRRTARFIAMTTYGGPEEATRAIDRVRTIHSHLGGTLPSGEPYRVSDPELLAWVHVTECWSFLHGWIRYGEPDMSAADQDRYFVEMATMGAMLGADPLPRSKLEARRLIDRMRPQLRVDDRTREVARLVLSQPPSSPATAPIQTMTLQAGVELLPVWARRMHGLSAPVLTRPLVRAGTMGLARTLRWTFAGVRAADAPSS from the coding sequence ATGCGCGTGCCGCTGGCCCTTCGAACCCGGCGGGCGATCGCGCGCCAGGTGGTGGCCATGTTCAACGACCCGACCAAGGGGGAGACGCCGATCGTGCGCCGCCCCGACGGGCTGTTCGGGCCGGCCTCCGTCGCCTGGCGGGTCCATGGCGACGTGGTCGGCATGCTGGTCGGCGGGGTCTCGGGCCTGCTGCTGCAGATGCTGCATCCCCGGGTGCTGGCGGGGGTCTGGGACCACTCCAACTTCCGCGCCGACATGCACGGGCGGCTCAGGCGAACCGCGCGGTTCATCGCCATGACCACCTATGGCGGGCCGGAAGAGGCGACCCGGGCCATCGACCGGGTGCGGACCATCCACAGCCATCTGGGCGGGACCCTGCCGTCGGGCGAGCCCTATCGCGTCTCCGATCCCGAGCTGCTGGCCTGGGTCCATGTGACGGAGTGCTGGAGCTTCCTGCACGGCTGGATCCGCTATGGCGAGCCGGACATGTCGGCGGCCGATCAGGACCGGTATTTCGTCGAGATGGCGACCATGGGGGCCATGCTGGGGGCCGATCCCCTGCCTCGCAGCAAGCTGGAGGCGCGCCGCCTGATCGACCGGATGCGGCCGCAGCTGCGCGTCGACGACCGCACCCGCGAGGTGGCCCGTCTGGTGCTGAGCCAGCCCCCGTCCAGCCCGGCCACCGCCCCGATCCAGACCATGACGCTGCAGGCGGGGGTCGAGCTGCTGCCCGTCTGGGCGCGGCGGATGCACGGCCTGTCGGCCCCGGTCCTGACGCGGCCCCTGGTGCGGGCCGGGACGATGGGGCTGGCCAGGACCCTGCGCTGGACCTTCGCCGGGGTGCGGGCGGCGGATGCGCCATCTTCCTGA
- the purH gene encoding bifunctional phosphoribosylaminoimidazolecarboxamide formyltransferase/IMP cyclohydrolase yields MPAAPDFPPAPDAVRPVRALISLSDKAGLEDAARALHAAGVELVSTGGTRAAIAGFGLPVKDVADLTGFPEMMDGRVKTLHPVVHGGLLGVRDAADHRAAMDEHGIGPIDVVWIDLYPFESTVASGAGFDAVIENIDIGGPAMIRSGSKNHGYVAVAVDAASIGEIVAALKADGTTSLALRKRLAARAFARTAAYDAAVSGWFAGQLEDAAPARKSIAGSLAQTLRYGENPHQTGAFYRTGEARPGVAHATQIQGKELGYNNIADADAAYELVAEFAAPACVIVKHANPCGVAIGRDLSEAYARALECDAVSAFGGVIAVNRPLNGADARAITDIFTEVVIAPGADEEARAVFAGKKNLRLLITDGLPDPHGPGEVFRSVAGGFLVQSRDRSLIRPSDLKIVTRRPPTPQEIEDMLFAFTVARHVKSNAIVYAKDGQTAGIGAGQMNRRDSARIAAIRAREAGEAKGLAHSLAQGSACASEAFFPFADGLLEAVAAGATSVIQPGGSLRDEEVIAAADAQGIAMAFTDVRVFRH; encoded by the coding sequence ATGCCCGCCGCTCCCGACTTTCCGCCCGCGCCCGATGCCGTCAGACCCGTCCGCGCCCTGATTTCGCTCTCGGACAAGGCCGGGCTGGAGGACGCGGCCCGCGCCCTGCACGCGGCAGGGGTGGAACTGGTCTCGACCGGCGGCACCCGCGCGGCCATCGCGGGGTTCGGCCTGCCGGTGAAGGACGTGGCCGACCTGACCGGCTTCCCGGAAATGATGGACGGCCGGGTCAAGACCCTGCACCCCGTCGTCCACGGCGGCCTGCTGGGCGTGCGCGACGCTGCCGACCACAGGGCGGCCATGGACGAACACGGCATCGGCCCGATCGATGTGGTCTGGATCGACCTTTATCCCTTCGAATCAACGGTTGCTTCCGGGGCCGGTTTCGACGCCGTGATCGAGAATATCGACATCGGCGGCCCGGCCATGATCCGCTCGGGCTCCAAGAACCACGGCTATGTCGCCGTGGCCGTGGACGCGGCCTCGATAGGCGAGATCGTCGCGGCGCTGAAGGCCGACGGCACGACCTCGCTGGCCCTGCGCAAGCGCCTGGCCGCCCGCGCCTTCGCCCGCACCGCCGCCTATGATGCCGCCGTCTCCGGCTGGTTCGCCGGCCAGCTGGAGGACGCCGCCCCGGCCCGCAAGTCGATCGCCGGATCGCTGGCCCAGACCCTGCGCTATGGCGAGAACCCGCACCAGACGGGGGCCTTCTACCGTACCGGCGAGGCTCGCCCCGGCGTCGCCCACGCGACCCAGATCCAGGGCAAGGAACTGGGCTACAACAACATCGCCGACGCCGACGCCGCCTATGAGCTGGTCGCCGAGTTCGCGGCCCCCGCCTGCGTGATCGTCAAACACGCCAACCCCTGCGGCGTGGCGATCGGCAGGGATCTGTCCGAAGCCTATGCCCGTGCCCTGGAATGCGACGCCGTCTCGGCCTTCGGCGGGGTGATCGCCGTCAACCGGCCCCTGAACGGGGCGGATGCGCGCGCCATCACCGACATCTTCACCGAGGTGGTCATCGCCCCGGGTGCGGACGAAGAGGCCCGGGCCGTCTTCGCGGGCAAGAAGAACCTGCGCCTGCTGATCACCGACGGCCTGCCCGACCCGCACGGTCCGGGCGAGGTGTTCCGCAGCGTCGCCGGGGGCTTCCTCGTCCAGAGCCGCGACCGCAGCCTGATCCGGCCGTCGGACCTGAAGATCGTCACCCGCCGTCCGCCGACGCCGCAGGAGATCGAGGACATGCTGTTCGCCTTCACCGTGGCCAGGCACGTCAAGTCCAACGCCATCGTCTATGCGAAGGACGGCCAGACCGCCGGCATCGGCGCGGGCCAGATGAACCGCCGCGACAGCGCCCGCATCGCCGCCATCCGCGCCCGCGAGGCCGGAGAGGCCAAAGGCCTGGCCCATTCGCTGGCCCAGGGGTCGGCCTGCGCGTCCGAGGCCTTCTTTCCCTTTGCCGACGGCCTGCTGGAAGCCGTCGCCGCCGGTGCCACCTCGGTGATCCAGCCCGGCGGCTCCCTGCGCGACGAGGAGGTCATCGCCGCGGCCGACGCACAGGGAATCGCCATGGCCTTCACGGACGTGCGGGTTTTCAGGCATTGA
- a CDS encoding DUF4893 domain-containing protein — MRPSRLCSLIVPLILAACAATPPPPPPPPLSATTATGSINTRALRDWRGIVRSVDRDRYARRDAAWQLALEQARRQTGSGDLRSLGDLIDPDAARRDVTPPVGAYRCRTVKLGSQGGEQGLGYVVYDWFACRIEATPRGLKFSKTTGSQRPSGLLFPEDDRKMVMLGSLALAAEPPANSYGQRPERDLVAVLERIGEARWRLVIPWPQSESNLDLIELVPA; from the coding sequence ATGCGTCCTTCCCGCCTCTGCAGCCTGATCGTGCCGCTGATCCTCGCCGCCTGCGCGGCCACGCCACCGCCTCCCCCGCCGCCCCCGCTGTCGGCCACGACGGCTACCGGCAGCATCAACACCCGGGCGCTGCGCGACTGGCGCGGCATCGTCCGGTCGGTCGATCGCGACCGCTACGCACGCCGTGACGCGGCGTGGCAGCTGGCTCTGGAACAGGCGCGCCGCCAGACCGGCTCGGGCGACCTGAGGTCGCTGGGCGACCTGATCGATCCGGACGCGGCCCGCCGTGACGTCACCCCGCCCGTGGGCGCATATCGCTGCCGGACGGTCAAACTGGGGTCCCAGGGCGGGGAGCAGGGTCTGGGCTATGTCGTCTACGACTGGTTCGCCTGCCGCATCGAGGCCACGCCGCGGGGCCTGAAATTCTCCAAGACCACGGGATCGCAGCGTCCGTCCGGCCTGCTGTTCCCCGAAGACGACCGGAAGATGGTCATGCTGGGGTCCCTGGCCCTGGCCGCCGAACCGCCCGCCAACTCCTACGGCCAGCGGCCGGAACGCGATCTGGTCGCGGTGCTGGAACGCATCGGCGAGGCGCGCTGGCGGCTGGTCATCCCCTGGCCCCAGAGCGAATCCAATCTCGACCTGATCGAACTGGTCCCGGCCTGA